In one Pseudomonas sp. R84 genomic region, the following are encoded:
- a CDS encoding DUF6124 family protein, which translates to MTKPVPDPPETKTPLEEALRAEDQAQNREAIKRALDFYLSPEPAKPRRPSTMFMVCPEVDTESLLAHACESLASASTAASNFANELNGSQRSTALGIQQIIMLAELAVNRALDRVDPQT; encoded by the coding sequence ATGACTAAGCCCGTACCCGATCCACCCGAAACCAAAACCCCACTCGAAGAAGCTCTCCGCGCCGAAGACCAGGCCCAAAACCGCGAAGCCATCAAACGCGCCCTCGACTTCTACCTAAGCCCCGAACCCGCAAAGCCCCGCCGACCGAGCACCATGTTCATGGTCTGCCCAGAGGTCGACACCGAAAGCCTGCTCGCTCACGCCTGCGAGTCATTAGCCTCGGCAAGTACCGCCGCCAGCAACTTCGCCAATGAGCTAAACGGTTCTCAGCGCAGCACCGCGCTAGGCATCCAGCAAATCATCATGCTCGCCGAACTCGCGGTAAACCGGGCGCTGGATCGAGTCGATCCACAAACCTGA
- the nagE gene encoding N-acetylglucosamine-specific PTS transporter subunit IIBC yields the protein MYQLFIEGLQRLGRALMLPIAILPIAGLLLRLGDTDLLNIAIIHDAGQVIFANLAMIFAIGIAVGFAKDNNGTAGLAGVIGYLVMISTLKVLDASINMGMLAGIVSGLMAGALYNRFKNIKLPEYLAFFGGRRFVPIVTGFAAVGLGVVFGYIWPPIQHGINAFGALMMESGSLGAFVFGVFNRLLIVTGLHHILNNMAWFVFGNFTDPTTGALVTGDLSRYFAGDPKGGQFMTGMFPMMIFGLPAACLAMYRNALPERRKVMGGIFLSMALTSFLTGVTEPIEFAFMFLAPLLYLLHALLTGLSMAITNALNIHLGFTFSGGFIDMVLGWGRSTNGWLVIPVGLAYAVVYYAVFDFCIRRFNLKTPGREDVAAAEKAVLTENERASAYIKALGGAENLVTVGACTTRLRLEMVDRNKASDAELKVLGAMAVVRPGKGGSLQVVVGPMADSIADEIRLAMPSLGRAVLVETSVVADESKAAVIAGSEAQQWLTALGGGDNVLQLDCIAMSRIRLLLADGKALSEAQLKELGCQGVSQLEGGVWHLLVGDKAASLSGALEALVNRSEVSAKV from the coding sequence ATGTACCAACTCTTCATCGAAGGCCTGCAACGCCTCGGCCGTGCGCTGATGCTGCCGATCGCGATCCTGCCGATTGCCGGCCTGCTGCTGCGCCTGGGTGACACCGACCTGCTGAACATCGCAATCATTCACGATGCCGGCCAAGTGATCTTCGCCAACCTGGCGATGATCTTCGCCATCGGCATCGCCGTCGGTTTCGCCAAGGACAACAACGGCACCGCCGGCCTCGCCGGGGTGATCGGTTATCTGGTGATGATCTCCACGCTCAAGGTGCTCGACGCGAGCATCAACATGGGCATGCTCGCCGGGATCGTCAGCGGCCTGATGGCCGGCGCGCTGTACAACCGCTTCAAGAACATCAAGCTGCCGGAGTACCTGGCGTTCTTCGGCGGGCGGCGGTTTGTGCCGATTGTCACCGGGTTTGCAGCGGTCGGTCTGGGCGTGGTCTTCGGCTATATCTGGCCGCCGATCCAGCACGGCATCAACGCTTTTGGTGCGCTGATGATGGAAAGCGGCAGCCTCGGCGCGTTTGTGTTTGGCGTGTTCAACCGCCTGCTGATCGTCACCGGCCTGCACCACATCCTCAACAACATGGCGTGGTTTGTATTCGGCAACTTCACCGACCCAACCACAGGCGCACTGGTGACGGGCGACCTGTCGCGCTACTTCGCCGGTGATCCGAAGGGCGGCCAGTTCATGACCGGCATGTTCCCGATGATGATCTTCGGCCTGCCCGCCGCTTGCCTGGCGATGTATCGCAATGCCCTGCCGGAACGGCGCAAGGTGATGGGCGGGATTTTTCTGTCGATGGCCTTGACGTCGTTTTTGACTGGGGTGACCGAGCCGATTGAATTTGCCTTCATGTTTTTGGCGCCGTTGTTGTATCTGCTGCATGCGCTGCTGACCGGGTTGTCGATGGCGATCACCAATGCGTTGAACATTCACCTCGGTTTCACCTTCTCCGGCGGGTTCATCGACATGGTGTTGGGTTGGGGCCGATCCACCAATGGCTGGTTAGTGATTCCTGTCGGGCTGGCGTATGCCGTGGTGTATTACGCGGTGTTTGATTTCTGTATTCGTCGCTTCAATCTGAAGACGCCGGGGCGCGAGGATGTGGCTGCTGCTGAGAAAGCGGTCCTCACTGAAAACGAACGCGCCAGTGCTTACATCAAGGCATTGGGTGGGGCGGAGAATTTGGTCACCGTTGGCGCCTGCACTACGCGGTTGCGACTGGAGATGGTCGATCGCAACAAGGCGTCGGATGCTGAGCTGAAAGTGCTGGGGGCGATGGCGGTTGTGCGTCCGGGCAAGGGTGGAAGTTTGCAGGTGGTTGTCGGTCCAATGGCGGACAGTATTGCTGATGAGATTCGTCTGGCGATGCCTTCTCTGGGACGTGCCGTTCTGGTTGAGACATCTGTTGTTGCTGATGAGTCGAAAGCCGCTGTGATTGCCGGCTCCGAAGCGCAGCAATGGCTGACCGCACTGGGCGGTGGCGACAACGTGCTGCAACTGGATTGCATTGCCATGAGCCGGATTCGCTTGCTGTTGGCGGATGGCAAGGCGTTGTCCGAGGCGCAGTTGAAAGAGCTGGGTTGTCAGGGTGTCAGCCAGTTGGAGGGTGGGGTTTGGCATTTGCTGGTGGGGGATAAGGCTGCGAGTTTGAGTGGAGCGCTTGAAGCGTTGGTCAATCGCAGCGAGGTCAGCGCCAAGGTTTAG
- the ptsP gene encoding phosphoenolpyruvate--protein phosphotransferase, producing MHNNNKELTLSAPLSGPVLTLAKVPDAVFASGAMGDGIAIDPINDTLYSPCAGVIIHVARTGHALTLRADNGAEILLHLGLDTVELNGEGFSMLVKDGTRVSKGQPLLRYDLDKVGQQCKSLVSLLILTNSQDFQVRPITLKAVKVGEPLLHIVARNGSASSADVVGGPEVHAHVLVAHRGGLHARPAALIRQTAQGFKSQSRLHFAGKSAPCNSLIGLMGLAVGEQDEVQISCQGPDAEAALQALITALATALPDDHHAAAPVDVAAIKRPAEAGVLHGVCAAPGLVGGPLFRLNTISLPADPGNHDPLQQQQIFEAALTQVRNEIDGTLAQAKKHKSADEEAIFAAHLALLEDPALLDAAQRSIEQGCAATHAWSQSIDVQCEMLQHTGSALLAERANDLRDLKQRVLRALLGEAWNYDVPAGAIVAAHELTPSDLLQLSAQGVAGLCMAAGGATSHVAILARGKGLPCMVALGSALLDQPQGHSVVLDADGGRLELTPNADRLAEVQQMQIDRQQRRDAQQAKAHLPAETRNGVHIEVVANVASSGEAADAFANGADGVGLLRTEFLFVDRKTAPDVEEQRSAYQAVIDAMGDKSVIIRTIDVGGDKHLDYLPLPAEANPVLGLRGIRLAQARPEVLDQQLRALLQVSPLQRCRILLPMVTEVDELLHIRQRVDALCIELGISQRPEIGVMIEVPAAALQAEQLAEHADFLSIGTNDLSQYTLAMDRDHAGLAARVDALHPALLRLIAMTCAGAAVHKRWVGVCGALASDPLATPVLIGLGVTELSVSPVQIGEIKDRVRQLHEAECQRLARDLLKLSSAAAVRHACHQHWPLR from the coding sequence ATGCACAACAACAATAAAGAGCTGACCCTCAGCGCCCCGCTCAGCGGCCCGGTGCTCACGCTCGCCAAAGTCCCGGACGCGGTGTTCGCCAGCGGCGCGATGGGCGACGGCATTGCCATCGACCCGATCAACGACACCCTGTACTCGCCGTGCGCCGGGGTGATCATTCACGTCGCGCGCACCGGCCACGCGCTCACTTTGCGGGCCGACAACGGCGCGGAAATCCTCCTGCACCTGGGGCTCGACACCGTTGAGTTGAACGGCGAAGGCTTCTCGATGCTGGTCAAGGATGGCACCCGCGTCAGTAAGGGCCAGCCGTTGTTGCGCTATGACCTGGACAAGGTCGGCCAGCAATGCAAAAGCCTCGTCAGCTTGTTGATCCTGACCAACAGCCAGGATTTTCAGGTACGGCCGATTACGCTCAAAGCCGTGAAAGTCGGCGAGCCGCTGCTGCACATTGTGGCGCGTAACGGCTCTGCCTCGAGCGCAGACGTCGTCGGCGGGCCGGAGGTTCATGCTCATGTGCTGGTGGCGCATCGCGGCGGTTTGCATGCGCGCCCTGCGGCGCTGATTCGACAGACTGCGCAGGGTTTCAAGAGTCAGTCGCGACTGCACTTCGCCGGTAAATCGGCGCCGTGCAACAGCCTGATCGGTTTGATGGGCCTGGCGGTTGGCGAGCAGGATGAGGTGCAGATCAGCTGTCAGGGGCCGGATGCTGAGGCGGCGCTGCAAGCGTTGATCACGGCGTTGGCCACAGCGCTGCCGGATGATCATCACGCGGCGGCACCGGTCGATGTTGCCGCTATTAAACGCCCGGCCGAGGCAGGTGTTTTGCACGGTGTCTGCGCCGCGCCAGGTTTAGTTGGCGGGCCACTGTTCCGTTTGAACACGATCAGCTTGCCGGCGGATCCGGGCAATCATGACCCGCTGCAACAGCAGCAGATTTTTGAAGCCGCGCTGACACAAGTGCGCAACGAAATCGACGGCACTCTCGCTCAAGCGAAAAAACACAAGAGTGCCGACGAAGAAGCGATCTTCGCCGCGCATCTGGCACTGCTCGAAGACCCGGCGCTGCTCGACGCTGCACAGCGATCCATAGAACAAGGTTGTGCGGCAACTCACGCCTGGAGTCAGTCGATCGACGTGCAGTGCGAAATGCTGCAGCACACCGGCAGCGCGCTGCTGGCCGAACGCGCCAACGATCTGCGCGACCTCAAGCAACGCGTGCTACGTGCGTTGCTCGGTGAGGCGTGGAATTACGACGTGCCGGCAGGCGCCATTGTTGCCGCACATGAACTGACGCCCTCGGATTTGCTGCAACTCAGCGCGCAAGGTGTCGCCGGGTTATGCATGGCCGCGGGTGGCGCGACTTCGCATGTGGCGATTCTGGCGCGCGGCAAAGGGCTGCCGTGCATGGTGGCGCTGGGTTCGGCATTGCTTGATCAGCCGCAAGGTCATTCGGTGGTGCTCGATGCTGACGGTGGACGTCTCGAACTGACACCGAATGCCGATCGTCTGGCTGAAGTTCAACAGATGCAAATTGATCGCCAGCAACGTCGCGACGCGCAGCAGGCCAAAGCTCACCTGCCAGCCGAAACGCGAAATGGCGTGCACATCGAAGTCGTCGCCAATGTCGCCTCCAGCGGTGAAGCGGCAGATGCCTTTGCCAACGGTGCCGATGGTGTTGGTTTGCTGCGCACTGAGTTTTTGTTCGTTGATCGCAAGACCGCTCCAGACGTCGAAGAGCAGCGCAGTGCATACCAGGCTGTGATCGATGCGATGGGCGACAAGTCAGTAATCATCCGCACCATCGACGTCGGCGGCGACAAGCACCTCGACTATCTACCGCTGCCGGCGGAAGCCAACCCGGTGCTCGGCCTGCGCGGCATTCGTCTGGCTCAGGCCCGCCCGGAAGTTCTCGATCAGCAATTGCGCGCGCTGCTGCAAGTCAGCCCGCTGCAGCGCTGCCGGATCCTGTTGCCGATGGTCACCGAAGTCGATGAGCTGCTGCACATTCGCCAGCGCGTCGATGCCCTGTGCATCGAACTCGGTATCAGCCAACGCCCGGAAATCGGCGTGATGATCGAAGTCCCCGCCGCCGCGCTGCAAGCCGAACAACTCGCCGAACATGCCGACTTCCTCTCGATCGGCACCAACGATTTGTCGCAATACACATTGGCCATGGATCGCGATCACGCAGGTCTGGCCGCCCGCGTCGATGCCCTGCACCCGGCGCTGCTGCGCCTGATCGCCATGACCTGCGCAGGCGCGGCAGTGCACAAACGCTGGGTCGGTGTCTGCGGGGCCCTCGCCTCCGATCCGCTGGCCACACCGGTGTTGATCGGTCTGGGCGTCACCGAATTGTCGGTCAGCCCGGTGCAGATCGGTGAAATCAAGGATCGCGTGCGCCAACTGCATGAAGCCGAATGCCAACGCCTCGCCCGTGACCTGCTCAAGCTGAGCAGTGCGGCTGCGGTGCGTCACGCCTGTCATCAACATTGGCCTCTGCGCTAA
- a CDS encoding SIS domain-containing protein translates to MTSKMLEEALSSFEAVQAQLQQLDPQMIEIAGRLRRQPPQVAMTVARGSSDHAASYFAYLTMQQLGVPVASLPMSVVTMQQAPLKVSGQVAFAFSQSGQSPDLVNSLRLLRKRGALSVSMVNAADSPLEAACEFSVPLLAGTESSVAATKSFIATLSASARLIAHWKEDSELLEAGNALPEGLRDAAKQDWSVAIEALRDCERLMVIGRGAGFAIAQEAALKFKETSAIQAEAFSSAEVRHGPMALIDEHYPLLVFAPRGAEQAGLLSLAAEMRQRGARVLLAAPDDVSERDLTLTRAEHPALDPILAIQSFYVMAAGLAVARGMDPDQPRHLSKVTRTH, encoded by the coding sequence TTGACTTCAAAAATGCTTGAGGAGGCGCTGTCCTCGTTCGAGGCCGTGCAAGCCCAACTGCAACAGCTCGACCCGCAAATGATCGAGATCGCCGGGCGCCTGCGCCGTCAGCCACCGCAAGTGGCGATGACCGTTGCGCGCGGCAGCTCCGACCACGCGGCGAGCTACTTCGCCTACCTGACCATGCAGCAACTGGGCGTGCCGGTGGCGTCGTTGCCGATGTCGGTGGTGACCATGCAGCAGGCGCCGTTGAAGGTCAGCGGTCAGGTCGCGTTCGCGTTTTCGCAATCGGGGCAGAGCCCGGATCTGGTCAACAGCTTGCGCCTGTTGCGCAAGCGTGGCGCGCTGAGCGTGTCGATGGTCAACGCCGCCGATTCACCACTGGAAGCCGCGTGCGAATTCAGCGTGCCGCTACTCGCCGGCACTGAAAGCAGCGTCGCCGCGACCAAAAGCTTTATCGCCACCCTCAGCGCCAGCGCCCGTTTGATCGCGCACTGGAAAGAGGATAGCGAACTTCTCGAAGCCGGCAACGCCTTGCCTGAAGGCCTGCGCGATGCAGCGAAACAGGACTGGAGCGTGGCCATCGAAGCGCTGCGCGATTGCGAGCGGCTGATGGTCATCGGTCGCGGTGCCGGTTTTGCCATCGCCCAAGAGGCGGCGCTGAAATTCAAGGAAACCTCGGCCATTCAGGCCGAAGCATTCAGCAGCGCCGAAGTCCGTCACGGCCCGATGGCGCTGATCGACGAACACTATCCGTTGCTGGTCTTCGCGCCACGCGGCGCCGAGCAGGCTGGCCTGCTGAGTCTTGCGGCGGAGATGCGTCAACGCGGCGCCCGCGTCTTGCTGGCCGCGCCGGACGACGTGAGCGAACGCGATCTGACGCTGACCCGCGCCGAGCACCCGGCCCTCGATCCGATTCTGGCAATTCAGAGTTTCTATGTGATGGCTGCCGGTCTGGCCGTGGCCCGTGGCATGGACCCGGATCAGCCGCGCCACCTGAGCAAAGTGACCCGCACGCACTAA
- the nagA gene encoding N-acetylglucosamine-6-phosphate deacetylase: protein MSEDNILTASGWIRGRLIHEHGKVVSIEGVPCDPASNDLPYLLPGFIDLHVHGGGGKDIMEGASAFETITRTHVRFGTTSLLATTMTAPSTEISSVLKEVGEFCEQRPKGAARVLGVHLEGPYINPGKLGAQPNFAHTALMAEVEEYLALAPIRVITIAPEIAGHDGLIRELSSRGVRMQIGHTLGSYEEGVAALDAGATSFTHLYNAMSPLHHREPGIVGAALAHAKFAELIPDLLHVHPGAIRVALRSIPCLYCVTDSTAAAGMPDGEYKLGSHTVTKCLGGVRLPDGTLAGSTLTMDQALRNLVKIGLPIAEASQRLSQFPADYLGITERGRLAPGAWADCVRLDRSLTLTAVMVEGEDIDFKNA, encoded by the coding sequence ATGTCCGAAGACAACATCCTCACCGCCAGCGGCTGGATTCGCGGCCGGCTGATCCACGAACACGGCAAAGTCGTGTCGATCGAAGGCGTGCCCTGCGATCCGGCGAGCAATGACCTGCCGTATCTGCTGCCGGGCTTCATCGACCTGCACGTTCACGGCGGTGGTGGCAAAGACATCATGGAAGGCGCCAGCGCTTTCGAAACCATCACCAGAACCCACGTGCGTTTCGGCACCACCTCGCTGCTGGCCACCACCATGACCGCGCCGAGCACCGAGATCTCCAGCGTCCTGAAGGAAGTAGGAGAGTTCTGCGAACAGCGTCCGAAAGGTGCCGCGCGGGTCCTCGGCGTACACCTCGAAGGTCCGTACATCAATCCGGGAAAACTCGGCGCGCAACCGAACTTCGCCCACACCGCGTTGATGGCCGAAGTCGAAGAGTATCTGGCATTGGCGCCGATTCGGGTGATCACGATTGCCCCGGAAATCGCCGGCCACGACGGTTTGATTCGTGAGCTGAGCAGCCGTGGCGTGCGCATGCAGATCGGCCACACCCTCGGCAGTTACGAGGAAGGCGTCGCCGCACTGGATGCCGGCGCGACCAGTTTCACTCACCTTTACAACGCCATGAGCCCGCTGCATCACCGCGAGCCGGGCATCGTCGGCGCTGCGCTGGCTCACGCCAAATTCGCCGAGCTGATTCCGGATTTGCTGCACGTGCACCCCGGCGCCATCCGCGTGGCCCTGCGCTCGATCCCGTGCCTGTATTGCGTCACCGATTCGACCGCGGCCGCCGGCATGCCCGACGGTGAATACAAGCTTGGCAGCCACACCGTGACCAAATGCCTGGGCGGCGTGCGGCTGCCCGACGGCACCTTGGCCGGCAGCACGCTGACCATGGATCAGGCCCTGCGCAATCTGGTGAAGATCGGGTTGCCGATCGCCGAAGCCTCGCAGCGCCTGTCGCAATTCCCCGCCGACTACCTCGGCATCACCGAACGCGGGCGCCTTGCACCAGGCGCCTGGGCCGACTGCGTGCGGCTGGATCGCTCACTCACACTGACCGCCGTCATGGTCGAAGGAGAAGACATTGACTTCAAAAATGCTTGA
- a CDS encoding GntR family transcriptional regulator, which produces MNDLHTLRPDDSQPTPLYLQLARNLEAAIHAGQWKSEQAMPSERNLSEQLGISRVTARKALEVLLDQGLIRRLQGSGTFITPRLEQPLSRLSGFSEMLRLKGFVPSSHWLEREITLPTHEELIRLSLSPNDKVARMKRLRKADDTVMAIEMSTLPASIMPKPQRVGDSLYEYLDGIGKPIVRALQHIQAINASDEFAALVGIAPGTAMLLMTRVGYLEDNTPIEVTDTYCRNDYYDFVAELRR; this is translated from the coding sequence ATGAACGACCTCCATACCCTACGCCCGGACGACTCCCAGCCGACGCCGCTGTACCTGCAGCTGGCGCGCAATCTGGAAGCTGCGATTCATGCCGGGCAGTGGAAGTCCGAGCAGGCGATGCCCTCGGAACGCAACCTCAGCGAGCAACTGGGCATCTCCCGAGTGACTGCGCGCAAGGCGCTGGAAGTCCTCCTCGATCAAGGCCTGATCCGCCGCTTGCAAGGCTCCGGCACCTTCATTACCCCACGCCTCGAACAACCGCTGTCGCGCCTTTCGGGCTTCAGCGAAATGCTTCGTCTCAAGGGCTTCGTACCCAGCTCACACTGGCTGGAACGTGAAATCACCCTGCCGACTCACGAAGAACTGATCCGCCTCAGCCTGTCGCCGAACGACAAGGTCGCGCGCATGAAGCGTCTGCGCAAAGCCGATGACACGGTCATGGCCATCGAGATGAGCACCCTGCCCGCCTCGATCATGCCCAAGCCGCAACGGGTCGGCGATTCGCTCTACGAGTACCTCGACGGCATCGGCAAACCGATCGTCCGCGCCCTGCAACACATTCAGGCAATCAACGCCTCGGACGAGTTCGCCGCGCTGGTCGGCATCGCCCCCGGCACCGCCATGTTGCTGATGACCCGGGTCGGCTACCTCGAAGACAACACGCCGATCGAAGTCACCGACACCTATTGCCGCAACGACTACTACGACTTTGTTGCAGAGCTTCGTAGATAA
- a CDS encoding L,D-transpeptidase family protein, which produces MRWLLALFCLSFVTVSQASFVTTVTPANTPLIEKVLVLKSAHQLQLIADGKPLKTYRISLGKGAKKGPKLIEGDKRTPEGFYWIDWRKTSDKFNLSMHISYPNISDSARARREGVEPGGMIMIHGTPDSEETPEDLFHTLDWTDGCVAMRNVDMREVWSLVPDGTMVEIRP; this is translated from the coding sequence ATGCGCTGGTTGCTTGCCCTGTTCTGCCTGTCGTTCGTTACCGTCTCCCAAGCGTCATTCGTGACCACCGTGACGCCTGCGAATACCCCGCTCATCGAGAAAGTCCTGGTGCTCAAATCGGCGCATCAACTGCAGTTGATCGCCGACGGCAAGCCACTGAAAACCTATCGCATTTCCTTGGGCAAAGGTGCGAAGAAAGGTCCGAAACTGATTGAAGGCGACAAGCGTACGCCGGAAGGTTTCTATTGGATCGACTGGCGCAAGACCAGCGACAAATTCAATCTGTCGATGCACATTTCCTACCCGAACATCAGCGACTCGGCCCGCGCCCGGCGTGAAGGCGTCGAACCCGGCGGGATGATCATGATCCACGGCACGCCGGATTCGGAAGAAACCCCGGAAGACCTGTTCCATACCCTGGACTGGACTGACGGCTGCGTCGCCATGCGCAACGTCGATATGCGCGAAGTGTGGAGCCTGGTGCCGGACGGCACGATGGTCGAAATCCGCCCTTAA
- a CDS encoding NUDIX hydrolase, with protein sequence MKFCSHCGNPVTQRIPEGDSRLRFVCDSCQTIHYQNPNIVAGCVPTWGTKVLLCRRAIEPRLGYWTLPAGFMENGETIEQAAVRETAEEACARVRNLSIYTLIDVPHISQVHVFFRAELVDLDFAAGPESLEVQLFDEADIPWDELAFRTVGRTLECFFADRRVEVYPVRSESIPPLAQPAIT encoded by the coding sequence ATGAAATTTTGCAGCCACTGCGGTAACCCGGTCACCCAGCGCATTCCCGAAGGCGATTCGCGGCTGCGATTTGTCTGTGACAGCTGTCAGACCATTCACTATCAGAACCCCAATATTGTCGCCGGCTGCGTGCCGACCTGGGGCACCAAAGTGTTGCTCTGCCGTCGCGCCATCGAACCGCGCCTCGGTTACTGGACGTTGCCCGCCGGTTTCATGGAAAACGGCGAGACCATCGAGCAGGCCGCCGTGCGCGAGACTGCCGAAGAAGCCTGCGCCCGGGTGCGCAACCTGAGCATCTATACGCTGATCGACGTACCGCACATCAGTCAGGTGCATGTATTCTTTCGTGCCGAGCTGGTCGATCTGGACTTTGCCGCCGGCCCCGAGAGCCTCGAAGTACAACTATTTGACGAAGCCGACATCCCGTGGGACGAGCTGGCTTTCCGCACGGTGGGGCGTACCTTAGAATGCTTCTTTGCTGATCGGCGTGTTGAGGTGTATCCGGTTCGTTCGGAATCGATTCCGCCGCTTGCTCAGCCTGCCATTACTTGA
- a CDS encoding CoA pyrophosphatase translates to MLDELLHRVSNHTPRTLETDTRFPEAAVLVPITRSDEPELLLTLRASGLSTHGGEVAFPGGRRDPEDPDLIFTALREAEEEIGLPPGLVEVIGPLSPLISLHGIKVTPYVGVIPDFVEYRANDAEIAAVFSVPLEFFRKDPREHTHRIDYQGRSWYVPSYRYGDFKIWGLTAIMIVELINLLYDAKISLHQPPKSFINT, encoded by the coding sequence ATGCTGGACGAGCTACTGCATAGGGTTAGCAACCACACACCGCGCACGCTGGAGACTGATACACGTTTCCCCGAGGCCGCCGTTCTGGTGCCGATTACTCGCAGTGACGAGCCGGAACTGCTGCTGACCTTGCGCGCCAGCGGGCTCTCGACCCACGGCGGCGAAGTCGCCTTCCCTGGTGGTCGCCGCGATCCGGAAGATCCGGATCTGATTTTTACCGCGCTGCGAGAGGCCGAGGAAGAAATCGGTCTGCCGCCCGGACTGGTCGAAGTCATCGGCCCGCTCAGCCCGCTGATTTCCCTGCACGGCATCAAGGTCACGCCTTATGTCGGCGTTATTCCCGACTTTGTTGAATACCGCGCCAACGACGCCGAAATCGCTGCCGTTTTCAGCGTGCCGCTGGAATTCTTCCGTAAAGACCCTCGTGAACACACGCACCGCATCGACTATCAGGGCCGCAGTTGGTACGTGCCGAGCTATCGCTACGGCGATTTCAAGATCTGGGGCCTGACGGCGATCATGATCGTCGAGTTGATCAATCTGCTCTATGACGCCAAGATCAGCCTGCACCAACCGCCGAAAAGCTTTATCAACACCTGA
- a CDS encoding gamma carbonic anhydrase family protein encodes MKYRLGDARVETHPQSWVAPNAVLVGKVKLEEGANVWFNAVLRGDNELILIGKNSNVQDGTVMHTDMGYPLTIGTGVTIGHNAMLHGCTVGDYSLIGINAVILNGAKIGKNCIIGANSLIGEGKEIPDGSLVMGSPGKVVRELTEPQKKMLEASAAHYVHNSQRYARDLVEQEE; translated from the coding sequence ATGAAATACCGCTTGGGCGACGCCCGTGTCGAGACCCATCCACAGAGCTGGGTCGCCCCCAATGCCGTGCTGGTGGGCAAGGTCAAACTGGAAGAGGGCGCCAACGTCTGGTTCAACGCCGTGCTGCGCGGCGACAACGAACTGATCCTGATCGGCAAGAACAGCAACGTCCAGGACGGCACCGTGATGCACACCGACATGGGCTATCCGCTGACCATCGGCACCGGCGTGACCATCGGCCACAATGCGATGCTGCATGGCTGCACCGTCGGCGATTACAGCCTGATCGGCATTAACGCGGTGATTCTCAACGGCGCGAAGATCGGCAAGAACTGCATCATCGGCGCCAATTCGCTGATTGGTGAAGGCAAGGAAATTCCCGATGGTTCGCTGGTGATGGGCTCGCCGGGCAAGGTCGTGCGAGAGCTGACCGAGCCGCAGAAGAAGATGCTTGAGGCCAGCGCCGCCCACTATGTGCATAACTCGCAGCGTTATGCCCGCGATCTGGTTGAGCAGGAAGAATGA
- a CDS encoding DUF1289 domain-containing protein, with protein MNTPERPVASPCVNICALDEADICTGCQRTVEEITRWGRMTNDERRVVLGLCHERAKASGLVWMIPSKS; from the coding sequence ATGAACACGCCAGAAAGACCCGTCGCCTCGCCGTGCGTGAATATTTGTGCGCTGGATGAGGCTGACATCTGTACCGGCTGTCAGCGTACGGTCGAGGAAATCACCCGCTGGGGCCGGATGACCAATGACGAGCGCCGCGTGGTGTTGGGGTTGTGTCATGAGCGGGCGAAGGCGAGTGGGTTGGTGTGGATGATCCCTTCGAAGTCGTGA
- a CDS encoding VUT family protein has protein sequence MIFLIAYISSVVLINFAFSTAPHLDIIWSAWGGLVFVLRDMVQTRFGHGAIVAMLAALVLSYVTSDPSIALASATAFAVSECIDWLVFSITKRPLRDRLWISSALSIPIDTFIFFGMIDLLTPPVIITALLSKFAGVTAVWLIMAWRERKQAVAG, from the coding sequence ATGATTTTCCTCATCGCCTACATCAGCAGCGTCGTGCTGATCAACTTCGCCTTTTCCACCGCGCCGCACCTGGACATCATCTGGTCGGCCTGGGGTGGTCTGGTGTTCGTGCTGCGCGACATGGTGCAAACTCGCTTCGGTCACGGCGCGATCGTGGCGATGCTGGCGGCGCTGGTACTGTCTTACGTCACCTCCGATCCTTCCATTGCCCTTGCCAGCGCCACAGCGTTCGCGGTCTCCGAGTGCATCGACTGGCTGGTATTCAGCATCACCAAGCGCCCATTGCGCGACCGCTTGTGGATCAGTTCGGCGCTGAGCATTCCCATCGATACGTTCATCTTCTTCGGTATGATCGACCTGCTGACGCCGCCGGTGATCATTACTGCTCTGCTGTCGAAATTCGCCGGTGTCACCGCCGTCTGGCTGATCATGGCCTGGCGTGAGCGCAAACAGGCCGTCGCCGGCTGA